One Apis cerana isolate GH-2021 linkage group LG15, AcerK_1.0, whole genome shotgun sequence DNA window includes the following coding sequences:
- the LOC108000737 gene encoding transcription initiation protein SPT3 homolog isoform X1 → MTEPSFSKPTNDSPFFRNEPVNYTTEIRQMMHGFGDSSEPLIESAKIVEEVVLQQMRTIIKKACEVSERRGNSKKNICVSAEDLIFLLRKNKVKLQRLIKYLDLKQFKASIHKTIDSDLPEDILENENLNGSKNKGPLYSFLNEINNTGELLEDASTIDEVKQQRCVRAEIMTRSMDEARYLKFSKARNASFANKNRHKFSDWIASESDVTISKQAYTILGYLAYETVAQIVDFALLVRQDQNKIFGDAIDRLRLSYVNPYTYKPYYHGKQVAVTKPITPAEIIEALRRYWSPQLDMTGPFNRWSMKKSHLKLLSC, encoded by the exons atgaccGAACCATCATTTAGTAAACCAACAAATGATTCAccattttttcgaaacgaacctGTAAATTATACGACcg aaattcgtCAAATGATGCATGGATTTGGAGATAGTAGTGAACCACTAATTGAATCTGCGAAAATTGTAGAAGAAGTTGTTTTGCAACAAATGAgaacaataataaagaaagcTTGCGAAGTTTCTGAAAGACgaggaaattcgaaaaaaaatatctgtgTTTCCGCAGaagatctaatttttttattacgtaaaAACAAAGTAAAATTGCAGcgacttataaaatatttag acttaaaacaatttaaagctTCTATACACAAAACTATAGATAGTGATTTACCTGAAGATATtctggaaaatgaaaatttaaatggatCCAAAAATAAAGGACCACTTTATAGTtttcttaatgaaattaacaACACTGGTGAACTTCTTGAAGATGCATCTACTATAGATGAAGTCAAACAACAAAGATGTGTTCGTGCTGAAATTATGACAAGATCTATGGATGAAgctagatatttaaaatttagtaaaGCACGTAATGCatcatttgcaaataaaaatcgacACAAATTTAGTGATTGGATAGCATCAGAaa GTGATGTAACAATATCAAAACAAGCATATACAATTTTGGGTTATTTAGCATATGAAACAGTAGCACAAATTGTAGATTTTGCGTTATTAGTAAGAcaagatcaaaataaaatatttggagaTGCAATAGATCGACTAAGACTTAGTTATGTTAATCCTTATACTTACAAACCATATTATCATGGGAAG cagGTAGCTGTAACAAAACCAATAACACCTGCTGAAATAATTGAAGCTCTCAGACGATATTGGTCTCCTCAGTTAGATATGACTGGTCCATTTAATCGTTGGTCTATGAAAAAATCACATTTGAAACTTCTATCatgttaa
- the LOC108000737 gene encoding transcription initiation protein SPT3 homolog isoform X2, with product MTEPSFSKPTNDSPFFRNEPVNYTTEIRQMMHGFGDSSEPLIESAKIVEEVVLQQMRTIIKKACEVSERRGNSKKNICVSAEDLIFLLRKNKVKLQRLIKYLDLKQFKASIHKTIDSDLPEDILENENLNGSKNKGPLYSFLNEINNTGELLEDASTIDEVKQQRCVRAEIMTRSMDEARYLKFSKARNASFANKNRHKFSDWIASESDVTISKQAYTILGYLAYETVAQIVDFALLVRQDQNKIFGDAIDRLRLSYVNPYTYKPYYHGKVAVTKPITPAEIIEALRRYWSPQLDMTGPFNRWSMKKSHLKLLSC from the exons atgaccGAACCATCATTTAGTAAACCAACAAATGATTCAccattttttcgaaacgaacctGTAAATTATACGACcg aaattcgtCAAATGATGCATGGATTTGGAGATAGTAGTGAACCACTAATTGAATCTGCGAAAATTGTAGAAGAAGTTGTTTTGCAACAAATGAgaacaataataaagaaagcTTGCGAAGTTTCTGAAAGACgaggaaattcgaaaaaaaatatctgtgTTTCCGCAGaagatctaatttttttattacgtaaaAACAAAGTAAAATTGCAGcgacttataaaatatttag acttaaaacaatttaaagctTCTATACACAAAACTATAGATAGTGATTTACCTGAAGATATtctggaaaatgaaaatttaaatggatCCAAAAATAAAGGACCACTTTATAGTtttcttaatgaaattaacaACACTGGTGAACTTCTTGAAGATGCATCTACTATAGATGAAGTCAAACAACAAAGATGTGTTCGTGCTGAAATTATGACAAGATCTATGGATGAAgctagatatttaaaatttagtaaaGCACGTAATGCatcatttgcaaataaaaatcgacACAAATTTAGTGATTGGATAGCATCAGAaa GTGATGTAACAATATCAAAACAAGCATATACAATTTTGGGTTATTTAGCATATGAAACAGTAGCACAAATTGTAGATTTTGCGTTATTAGTAAGAcaagatcaaaataaaatatttggagaTGCAATAGATCGACTAAGACTTAGTTATGTTAATCCTTATACTTACAAACCATATTATCATGGGAAG GTAGCTGTAACAAAACCAATAACACCTGCTGAAATAATTGAAGCTCTCAGACGATATTGGTCTCCTCAGTTAGATATGACTGGTCCATTTAATCGTTGGTCTATGAAAAAATCACATTTGAAACTTCTATCatgttaa
- the LOC108000736 gene encoding WD repeat-containing protein 91 isoform X1 — translation MSHIQYVDELVKEYLLFRGFSQTLKAFDNDLKAEKEKGFRVDKIVDQLMQYIYNYDLASLRELWGHLDMRMFSRLESHFTPAVRKLENAVLKMYLVNAAVNNKQDRIQEFFIKMTPELQGHSEWKEWFALPFVKNPEDNPAYSVHFSRQWQDTMLVSLHNFLATIFQCMPQPTLLAIDEDTNRLKRLQEENEALKQRLNESVKIENVMDVNPGPAPQQLPLMDDFYIIAQESPLLENPKTLRNLIRNIGGGSSPILNRKPGTSTKKVVESEVISTKRTNTKGKINSINKSEPVNKRSISCDSRLTSSRKRDSSIDTVAERKAKDKIDSTYILLSQEEYTEHKTSIIQCKSNASGSYVATGDADGIIKVWTPIPSPKTVTTFVSTPANSNKAITALDWISKNERYFLHGDNNGLIQLHDTRDYKTLWDIQHENSRIITLLCNPTESTFVCSVSDSNEGKLLLYDIKTRKLERILPMEQNVTALCSAFNHNGQLLITGLSNGNILIHDLRRNEIIDNISCHASPIIDIELINDYTNICTQSEDGKLCQRSLNHSGKILWETKIKVEKNTVHGKLFTFDQSGNYMLLCTQTGGNIYKMPPGTQAKILELGGHKGTLCCDWSTANQSGTCITGGAEGKVRVSTLLSP, via the exons TCAAACTTTGAAGGCTTTTGATAACGATTTGAAAgctgagaaagagaaaggtttCAGG gttgataaaattgttgatcaattgatgcaatatatatataattatgactTAGCATCTTTAAGAGAATTATGGGGACATTTAGATATGAGAATGTTCTCTCGTTTAGAAAGTCATTTCACACCAGCTGTGAGAAAATTAGAGAATGctgttttaaaaatgtatctaGTTAATGCAGCAGTAAACAATAAACAAGACagaattcaagaattttttataaaaatgacacCAGAGTTACAAGGGCATTCAGAATGGAAAGAATGGTTTG caTTACCATTTGTTAAAAATCCCGAAGACAATCCAGCATATTCTGTTCATTTTAGTAGACAGTGGCAGGACACTATGTTAGTGTCCCTGCATAATTTTCTTGCTACTATTTTTCAA tGTATGCCACAACCAACATTGCTTGCAATAGACGAAGATACAAATAGATTAAAACGTCTTCAAGAAGAGAATGAAGCATTGAAGCAACGTTTAAATGAATctgttaaaatagaaaatgtaatGGATGTGAATCCAGGACCAGCTCCTCAACAATTACCACTCAtggatgatttttatattatagcaca AGAATCTCCTTTATTAGAAAATCCTAAAACTTTAAGAAatcttataagaaatataggCGGTGGTTCCAgtccaattttaaatagaaagcCTGGAACAAGTACAAAGAAAGTTGTAGAATCTGAAGTAATATCAACAAAAAGAACTAAtacaaaaggaaaaataaattcgatcaaTAAATCTGAACCTGTTAATAAAAGAAGCATTAGCTGTGATTCAAGATTAACAAGTTCTAGAAAAAGAGATTCATCTATTGATACGGTAGCCGAACGGAAAGCTAAAGATAAAATCGATTCCACTTATATTCTTCTGAgtcaa gaaGAATATACAGAACATAAAACATCAATAATTCAATGTAAAAGTAATGCAAGTGGTTCTTATGTTGCAACAGGTGATGCTGATGGTATTATTAAAGTATGGACTCCGATACCATCAccaaa AACTGTCACTACATTTGTCTCTACTCCAGCAAACTCAAATAAAGCTATTACAGCATTAGATTGGATATCGAAAAatgaacgatattttttacatgGAGATAATAATGGCCTAATTCAATTACATGATACTCGTGATTACAAAACTTTATGGGATATTCAACACGAGAACTCTcgaattattactttattatgcAATCCAACAGAATCAACATTTGTATGTTCTGTATCTGATTCAAatgaaggaaaattattattatatgatataaaaacaagaaaattagaaagaatcTTGCCAATGGAACAAAATGTAACTGCGCTGTGCTCTGCATTTAATCATAATGGACAACTTCTTATTACGGGATTAtctaatggaaatattttaatacacgaTTTAagacgaaacgaaattattgaTAACATAAGTTGTCATGCAAGTCCAATTAttgatatagaattaattaatgattacacAAACATTTGTACACAAAGTGAAGATGGAAAACTTTGTCAAAGAAGTTTAAATCATTCAGGAAAGATTTTAtgggaaacaaaaattaaagtagaaaaaaatacagttcatggaaaattatttacttttgatCAAAGTGGAAACTATATGCTACTTTGTACACAAACTGGAggaaatatatacaaa atgCCACCAGGTACACaagcaaaaattttagaattagggGGACATAAAGGTACACTCTGTTGTGACTGGTCTACTGCCAATCAATCCGGAACTTGTATAACTGGTGGCGCAGAAGGAAAAGTACGTGTATCGACGTTACTTTCACCATGA
- the LOC108000736 gene encoding WD repeat-containing protein 91 isoform X2, whose amino-acid sequence MQYIYNYDLASLRELWGHLDMRMFSRLESHFTPAVRKLENAVLKMYLVNAAVNNKQDRIQEFFIKMTPELQGHSEWKEWFALPFVKNPEDNPAYSVHFSRQWQDTMLVSLHNFLATIFQCMPQPTLLAIDEDTNRLKRLQEENEALKQRLNESVKIENVMDVNPGPAPQQLPLMDDFYIIAQESPLLENPKTLRNLIRNIGGGSSPILNRKPGTSTKKVVESEVISTKRTNTKGKINSINKSEPVNKRSISCDSRLTSSRKRDSSIDTVAERKAKDKIDSTYILLSQEEYTEHKTSIIQCKSNASGSYVATGDADGIIKVWTPIPSPKTVTTFVSTPANSNKAITALDWISKNERYFLHGDNNGLIQLHDTRDYKTLWDIQHENSRIITLLCNPTESTFVCSVSDSNEGKLLLYDIKTRKLERILPMEQNVTALCSAFNHNGQLLITGLSNGNILIHDLRRNEIIDNISCHASPIIDIELINDYTNICTQSEDGKLCQRSLNHSGKILWETKIKVEKNTVHGKLFTFDQSGNYMLLCTQTGGNIYKMPPGTQAKILELGGHKGTLCCDWSTANQSGTCITGGAEGKVRVSTLLSP is encoded by the exons atgcaatatatatataattatgactTAGCATCTTTAAGAGAATTATGGGGACATTTAGATATGAGAATGTTCTCTCGTTTAGAAAGTCATTTCACACCAGCTGTGAGAAAATTAGAGAATGctgttttaaaaatgtatctaGTTAATGCAGCAGTAAACAATAAACAAGACagaattcaagaattttttataaaaatgacacCAGAGTTACAAGGGCATTCAGAATGGAAAGAATGGTTTG caTTACCATTTGTTAAAAATCCCGAAGACAATCCAGCATATTCTGTTCATTTTAGTAGACAGTGGCAGGACACTATGTTAGTGTCCCTGCATAATTTTCTTGCTACTATTTTTCAA tGTATGCCACAACCAACATTGCTTGCAATAGACGAAGATACAAATAGATTAAAACGTCTTCAAGAAGAGAATGAAGCATTGAAGCAACGTTTAAATGAATctgttaaaatagaaaatgtaatGGATGTGAATCCAGGACCAGCTCCTCAACAATTACCACTCAtggatgatttttatattatagcaca AGAATCTCCTTTATTAGAAAATCCTAAAACTTTAAGAAatcttataagaaatataggCGGTGGTTCCAgtccaattttaaatagaaagcCTGGAACAAGTACAAAGAAAGTTGTAGAATCTGAAGTAATATCAACAAAAAGAACTAAtacaaaaggaaaaataaattcgatcaaTAAATCTGAACCTGTTAATAAAAGAAGCATTAGCTGTGATTCAAGATTAACAAGTTCTAGAAAAAGAGATTCATCTATTGATACGGTAGCCGAACGGAAAGCTAAAGATAAAATCGATTCCACTTATATTCTTCTGAgtcaa gaaGAATATACAGAACATAAAACATCAATAATTCAATGTAAAAGTAATGCAAGTGGTTCTTATGTTGCAACAGGTGATGCTGATGGTATTATTAAAGTATGGACTCCGATACCATCAccaaa AACTGTCACTACATTTGTCTCTACTCCAGCAAACTCAAATAAAGCTATTACAGCATTAGATTGGATATCGAAAAatgaacgatattttttacatgGAGATAATAATGGCCTAATTCAATTACATGATACTCGTGATTACAAAACTTTATGGGATATTCAACACGAGAACTCTcgaattattactttattatgcAATCCAACAGAATCAACATTTGTATGTTCTGTATCTGATTCAAatgaaggaaaattattattatatgatataaaaacaagaaaattagaaagaatcTTGCCAATGGAACAAAATGTAACTGCGCTGTGCTCTGCATTTAATCATAATGGACAACTTCTTATTACGGGATTAtctaatggaaatattttaatacacgaTTTAagacgaaacgaaattattgaTAACATAAGTTGTCATGCAAGTCCAATTAttgatatagaattaattaatgattacacAAACATTTGTACACAAAGTGAAGATGGAAAACTTTGTCAAAGAAGTTTAAATCATTCAGGAAAGATTTTAtgggaaacaaaaattaaagtagaaaaaaatacagttcatggaaaattatttacttttgatCAAAGTGGAAACTATATGCTACTTTGTACACAAACTGGAggaaatatatacaaa atgCCACCAGGTACACaagcaaaaattttagaattagggGGACATAAAGGTACACTCTGTTGTGACTGGTCTACTGCCAATCAATCCGGAACTTGTATAACTGGTGGCGCAGAAGGAAAAGTACGTGTATCGACGTTACTTTCACCATGA